In Streptomyces sp. SID8374, one genomic interval encodes:
- the mug gene encoding G/U mismatch-specific DNA glycosylase, with the protein MTPEELNAARDRIVPDVAAGGLRVLFCGINPSLMTAATGHHFAHPGNRFWPVLHRSGFTPRRLLPSEQSELLTLGLGITNVVARATARADELSAEEYREGGAALTERVERLAPAWLAVVGITAYRTAFGEPRARIGRQERTIGGAHVWALPNPSGLNAHWTVDTMAEEYGRLREAVRATTPGLPG; encoded by the coding sequence ATGACGCCCGAGGAGCTGAACGCCGCCCGTGACCGCATCGTCCCCGATGTGGCCGCGGGCGGTCTGCGCGTGCTGTTCTGCGGGATCAACCCGAGCCTGATGACCGCGGCGACGGGCCACCACTTCGCCCACCCCGGCAACCGTTTCTGGCCGGTCCTGCACCGCTCCGGCTTCACCCCCCGGCGGCTGCTGCCCTCGGAACAGTCCGAGCTGCTGACCCTCGGCCTCGGCATCACCAATGTGGTGGCGCGGGCGACGGCACGGGCGGACGAACTGAGCGCGGAGGAGTACCGGGAGGGCGGGGCGGCCCTCACCGAGCGGGTGGAACGGCTCGCTCCAGCGTGGCTCGCGGTCGTCGGCATCACCGCGTACCGCACGGCCTTCGGTGAGCCCCGGGCACGGATAGGGCGTCAGGAGCGCACGATCGGCGGTGCCCACGTCTGGGCCCTGCCCAACCCCAGCGGTCTCAACGCCCATTGGACGGTGGACACGATGGCCGAGGAGTACGGCCGCCTGCGTGAGGCCGTACGCGCGACGACGCCGGGCCTTCCCGGCTGA